One window of Dendropsophus ebraccatus isolate aDenEbr1 chromosome 13, aDenEbr1.pat, whole genome shotgun sequence genomic DNA carries:
- the LOC138771209 gene encoding guanine nucleotide-binding protein G(I)/G(S)/G(O) subunit gamma-2, translated as MASNNTANIAQARKLVEQLKMEANIDRIKVSKAAADLMAYCEAHAKEDPLLTPVPASENPFREKKFFCAIL; from the exons ATGGCGAGCAATAATACGGCCAACATAGCGCAAGCCAGGAAGCTGGTAGAACAACTGAAAATGGAGGCCAATATAGACAGAATAAAG gtgtctAAAGCAGCGGCAGACCTGATGGCGTACTGTGAAGCCCACGCTAAGGAGGACCCGCTATTGACCCCAGTGCCCGCTTCGGAAAATCCCTTCAGAGAGAAAAAGTTCTTCTGTGCCATCCTGTAA